A genomic region of Rhizomicrobium sp. contains the following coding sequences:
- a CDS encoding Rrf2 family transcriptional regulator: protein MLSNKAKYAFKAMFALAKLEPGALLQAWDIARQETISKKFLDLILLELRGSGLVRTVRGQHGGYALAKPPSEITLGQIVRIIDGPLAPIACASVTAYRRCADCKDEAGCLVRQSMRRVRDAASDILDHTTLASALAMQKAGKARAKAKRPRAA, encoded by the coding sequence ATGCTTTCCAACAAGGCAAAATACGCATTCAAGGCGATGTTCGCGCTCGCAAAGCTCGAACCCGGCGCCCTGCTGCAGGCGTGGGACATCGCCCGTCAGGAGACCATCTCCAAGAAATTCCTCGATCTCATCCTCCTGGAGCTGCGCGGCAGCGGGTTGGTGCGCACCGTTCGCGGCCAGCATGGCGGCTACGCGCTCGCCAAGCCGCCGAGCGAGATCACGCTCGGCCAGATCGTGCGGATCATCGACGGGCCCCTGGCGCCGATCGCCTGCGCCAGCGTCACCGCCTATCGGCGCTGCGCCGACTGCAAGGACGAGGCGGGCTGCCTGGTGCGCCAGAGCATGCGGCGGGTGCGCGACGCCGCGTCGGACATCCTCGACCACACCACGCTGGCCAGCGCCCTGGCGATGCAGAAGGCCGGCAAGGCGCGCGCCAAGGCCAAGCGTCCGCGCGCCGCCTGA
- a CDS encoding DOPA 4,5-dioxygenase family protein, translating to MGSAQTPIEGFHAHVYYTPATKPAAARLRDAIARDFTVVLGRWHDVPVGPHDAAMYQVAFAPEAFAGLVPFLMLHRDGLSIMVHPLTGDDYEDHATHSLWLGAQLPLRLDVLRAESAG from the coding sequence ATGGGTTCCGCCCAGACGCCGATCGAAGGCTTTCACGCCCATGTCTACTACACGCCCGCGACCAAGCCGGCGGCGGCGCGGCTGCGCGACGCCATCGCCCGCGATTTCACGGTCGTGCTCGGGCGCTGGCACGACGTTCCGGTCGGCCCGCACGACGCGGCGATGTACCAGGTCGCCTTCGCGCCCGAAGCGTTCGCCGGGCTCGTGCCCTTTCTGATGCTGCACCGCGACGGGCTGAGCATCATGGTCCATCCGCTGACCGGCGACGATTACGAGGACCACGCGACCCACAGCCTGTGGCTCGGCGCCCAACTGCCGCTCCGCCTCGACGTGCTGCGGGCCGAATCGGCCGGCTAG